A section of the Roseivirga sp. BDSF3-8 genome encodes:
- a CDS encoding helix-turn-helix domain-containing protein, with the protein MGFNRKLRKHLTQQQLEDLIDKKRFYISRVENDGSNLALNTLFEIVEKGLGGKVNISINYRLALRHRRTC; encoded by the coding sequence ATGGGTTTCAATAGAAAACTCAGAAAACACCTTACCCAACAGCAGTTGGAAGATTTGATTGACAAAAAGAGGTTTTATATTTCCAGAGTGGAGAATGATGGGAGTAATCTTGCGCTAAATACCCTTTTCGAAATTGTGGAAAAAGGTCTGGGAGGCAAGGTAAATATCAGTATCAATTATAGATTGGCCCTAAGACATCGAAGAACTTGCTGA
- a CDS encoding DUF4393 domain-containing protein gives MNDKSIIKEVVDSATALASAMPIYQDLAQPAAKQLGKSLEVVAKTVNMALAPLSAAVWGYEKIQIWLESKLVNELKDITPDQITPPNPHVVGPAIEALRYAGESKQLREMFAKLIATSMTKDIAENAHPTFVEILKQISSDEAKVITGFLNNEIHPFITVHEHFNDGGSRVVMAHWTSLAIEKECDHPAFASIYMENLARLGVLEFNDNAEVESGYYDELIRYESIRTLMKELKKHKDCSHTIEKGIVSRTMLGSVFMDACIGGISGSQATLVNVG, from the coding sequence ATGAATGATAAGTCCATTATTAAAGAAGTAGTTGATTCGGCAACAGCACTTGCTTCTGCTATGCCAATCTATCAAGACCTGGCACAGCCAGCAGCAAAACAACTCGGCAAATCCCTGGAAGTCGTTGCTAAAACTGTAAACATGGCATTAGCTCCTCTTTCCGCAGCCGTTTGGGGCTACGAAAAAATTCAGATTTGGCTAGAGTCAAAACTGGTCAACGAACTAAAAGATATAACTCCCGACCAAATTACACCACCTAACCCCCATGTAGTGGGACCTGCAATTGAAGCCCTGAGATATGCAGGAGAAAGCAAACAGCTAAGGGAAATGTTCGCTAAACTCATCGCTACCTCTATGACAAAAGATATTGCAGAAAATGCCCATCCAACATTCGTTGAAATTTTAAAGCAAATTTCCTCAGACGAAGCAAAAGTTATCACAGGATTTTTGAACAACGAAATCCATCCATTCATAACTGTACATGAGCATTTTAATGATGGTGGTTCCAGGGTAGTAATGGCACACTGGACTAGCCTTGCCATTGAAAAAGAATGCGATCACCCGGCTTTTGCTTCAATTTATATGGAAAATCTAGCCAGGCTTGGAGTTCTTGAATTTAACGATAATGCAGAAGTAGAAAGCGGTTATTATGATGAGTTGATAAGATATGAGTCTATCAGAACCTTAATGAAAGAATTAAAAAAACATAAAGACTGTAGTCACACGATTGAAAAAGGGATTGTTTCCAGAACTATGCTTGGCTCCGTATTTATGGACGCCTGTATTGGTGGAATAAGTGGATCTCAAGCCACATTAGTAAACGTTGGTTAA
- a CDS encoding response regulator yields the protein MINVVIVEDNEIVREGFSFLIKGEENLRVTGAYGNAEAALKRVSLDEPDVVLMDLELPGMHGVEAIEKLKRIRPEVNIIVITVHENSDLVFRALCAGASGYMTKSADHARLLEAIRETQNGGAPMSSNIARMVVESFQKNHDSPLTPRETEVLSLLAKGKSYSVVADDLFVHRETVKSHIKNIYYKLNVNCKADAIEIALKNRLI from the coding sequence ATGATAAATGTAGTAATAGTAGAAGATAATGAGATCGTCCGGGAAGGCTTTTCTTTTTTGATAAAAGGGGAGGAGAACCTCAGGGTAACGGGTGCCTATGGTAATGCGGAAGCGGCGCTGAAACGTGTGTCCCTTGACGAACCGGATGTGGTGCTGATGGACCTGGAACTGCCGGGTATGCACGGGGTGGAGGCGATAGAGAAATTAAAGCGTATACGGCCGGAGGTGAATATCATCGTGATTACGGTGCATGAGAATAGTGATTTGGTATTTAGGGCCTTATGTGCCGGGGCCAGTGGGTATATGACCAAAAGCGCCGATCACGCGAGGCTGCTGGAGGCCATCAGGGAAACGCAAAATGGGGGGGCTCCTATGAGCAGCAACATTGCCCGTATGGTGGTGGAATCTTTTCAGAAAAACCACGACAGCCCGCTTACGCCTCGTGAAACGGAGGTGTTGAGCTTGCTGGCTAAGGGAAAAAGCTACTCTGTGGTAGCGGATGACCTGTTTGTGCACCGGGAGACGGTGAAGAGCCATATTAAGAATATATATTATAAGCTAAACGTGAACTGTAAGGCAGATGCCATTGAGATCGCACTGAAGAATAGATTGATTTGA
- a CDS encoding pentapeptide repeat-containing protein encodes MVRLSEARLSEARLSEARLSEARLSEARLSEARLSVVRLSVVRHCRMFFQAVFLKRQCLPTPAPIVCDPNPRRGIGWG; translated from the coding sequence GTGGTCCGACTTTCGGAGGCCCGACTTTCGGAGGCCCGACTTTCGGAGGCCCGACTTTCGGAGGCCCGACTTTCGGAGGCCCGACTTTCGGAGGCCCGACTTTCGGTGGTCCGACTTTCGGTGGTCCGGCATTGCAGGATGTTTTTCCAAGCAGTTTTTTTAAAAAGGCAATGCTTACCCACCCCTGCACCCATCGTATGCGACCCCAATCCCAGGAGGGGAATTGGTTGGGGCTAG
- the mscL gene encoding large-conductance mechanosensitive channel protein MscL: MANKKRSVYQEFKKFAVKGNMIDLAVGIIIGTAFTKIVNSLVSDVIMPSLGMVLGKIDFSTLQYELQEARVNEAGEVVREAVIVKYGNFIQAGFDFFLIALVIFVFIKIANSWKDKAEDPKNPAAPTPKDIELLSEIRDILKTQSNGNQTATSTNPPDSTPPAKV; the protein is encoded by the coding sequence ATGGCTAATAAGAAGCGTAGTGTCTACCAGGAGTTTAAGAAGTTTGCTGTTAAGGGCAACATGATCGACCTGGCGGTGGGTATCATTATCGGTACGGCTTTTACCAAGATCGTTAATTCGCTGGTGTCTGATGTGATAATGCCTTCGCTGGGCATGGTGCTGGGCAAGATCGATTTCAGCACGCTGCAGTATGAGTTGCAGGAGGCCCGTGTAAATGAAGCGGGTGAGGTGGTGCGCGAGGCGGTGATCGTGAAGTACGGCAACTTTATTCAGGCAGGCTTTGACTTTTTCCTGATTGCGCTGGTCATATTTGTGTTTATTAAGATCGCTAATAGCTGGAAGGACAAGGCCGAGGATCCTAAAAACCCGGCAGCCCCAACGCCGAAGGATATCGAACTGCTATCTGAGATTCGTGATATCCTGAAGACACAGAGCAATGGCAATCAGACCGCTACTTCTACCAATCCGCCTGATTCCACTCCTCCTGCCAAAGTCTAG
- a CDS encoding DUF1579 family protein → MQSLYLLAFMALFSFTEPSATGAGYMPPETLYDFWIGEWDLTWTDRDGEQRHGENTVRKIMGGKVIEENFHALDGGLEGFEGKSWSVYDTQTGLWKQTWVDNHGSYLDFEGRTEGDKRIFYRVSTDTAGNERHARMVFYHIREDSLDWDWQVSGDRGGTWETVWQIAYRRKR, encoded by the coding sequence ATGCAGTCTTTGTATTTACTGGCCTTTATGGCGCTGTTTTCTTTTACAGAACCCTCCGCCACAGGGGCGGGGTACATGCCTCCGGAGACACTGTATGACTTCTGGATAGGGGAGTGGGACCTGACCTGGACGGATAGGGACGGGGAGCAACGTCATGGGGAGAATACGGTCCGTAAAATTATGGGTGGTAAGGTGATTGAGGAAAATTTCCACGCACTGGATGGCGGGCTTGAAGGTTTTGAAGGGAAAAGCTGGAGCGTGTATGATACACAGACCGGGCTGTGGAAGCAGACCTGGGTAGATAACCATGGCAGCTACCTCGACTTTGAGGGCCGTACTGAAGGCGACAAGCGGATCTTTTACCGGGTATCGACTGATACTGCAGGAAATGAACGGCATGCGCGTATGGTCTTTTACCATATCCGAGAGGATTCTTTGGACTGGGACTGGCAGGTGAGCGGTGATAGGGGAGGTACGTGGGAGACGGTATGGCAGATTGCCTACCGGCGTAAAAGGTAA
- a CDS encoding two-component regulator propeller domain-containing protein, producing the protein MKYFLQTCIAMMAISLPLLVQGQAYDFAQYSIDKGLSQSQVKGMAQDASGRMWFGTTGGGLCRFDGQKMEVLRREEGLPNNSLEHLAFDSLTRTMYVSAENGLISRYDGDRFTEIPVADSTPAPKILTGMCLDKAGVLYAAYLKGGMYKLTADGRHMKQVAGTPDSLTTVRLSGEGYLLMSRRDGNVYRLENDRFSLVARVPGGHYVADIIAHEGGMYLGTNGGVYRYSEEQWQYLGLRERITSVHVSPAGELWAGTMAGLWRYSTGAWEHINKKSGLTDLPVTCFFNDREGNLWIATDGAGVFLFRGERFTHFGEAQGLSHEVVMALAQGPESLWIGTSRGLFTFDGEQIRPKEDLPLEGVYISTLLPDTTGGMWVLSRGGGLIHYGRGGIRFYNKDNGLQDNYLTIGRLDEEGRLWIGSGEGLIRQGEDGFDLLQPEGEPLRVVWGLMPYKDGVLVGFGGGLRYFDGETFHRVPGAELMEGKAVLGIFKGPGDRLYCNVYNAGLYVLNPDKAEGFYLTTSSGLTSNLIYSVIAADQYLYLGTERGVDRLTFTSGGLLSDVRNYGRSEGFKGVEANRNAVMEDSLGRIWFGNVRGVALYDPAKDRPDMPEPALALNAVRLFYEVPDWAEFADSVDSWHNVPVGPVFSYDQNHLVFDFGGSTFLAPERLRYRYRLEGLEEVWSPPVERGQAMYANLPPGEYTLHVEAMDEGAGRLGKALAYSFVIEPPIWGRWWFMLLMVLAALLIIKLISDNRVRVKLEKALLVEKVKATEMTRLRKELARDFHDEIGNHFASISVLVQMLSARFTDNKEAAGIIGKLEQLSRSLYLGGRDFIWSIEPESERVNEMILYIKDFGEELFENSPIEFRSDIPENGELDNVKLPAGANRQVIMIAKEAMTNAMKHSGAAVVTMGVRYEGKEVTMEIKDNGCGLMYNSKGHVRGLENMKKRAERVGGKLSYLSQDKEGLSVIVVLPVNTI; encoded by the coding sequence ATGAAATATTTCCTTCAGACGTGTATAGCTATGATGGCGATTTCGCTGCCTTTGCTGGTGCAGGGGCAGGCGTATGACTTTGCGCAGTACTCAATAGATAAGGGCTTGAGCCAGTCTCAGGTAAAGGGTATGGCGCAGGATGCCTCGGGCAGGATGTGGTTTGGTACTACGGGTGGGGGGCTGTGTCGCTTTGATGGGCAAAAGATGGAGGTACTGAGGCGGGAGGAGGGGCTGCCAAATAACTCGCTGGAACACCTGGCTTTTGACAGCCTGACGCGAACAATGTATGTGAGCGCGGAAAACGGGTTGATTAGCCGGTATGACGGGGACCGCTTTACGGAGATACCTGTAGCTGATAGTACCCCGGCGCCTAAGATTCTAACCGGGATGTGCCTGGACAAGGCAGGTGTGCTGTATGCGGCCTACCTGAAGGGGGGGATGTATAAGCTCACGGCTGACGGAAGGCATATGAAGCAGGTGGCGGGTACGCCGGACTCGCTGACGACAGTGAGGCTGTCGGGTGAAGGGTACCTGCTGATGAGCCGCCGCGATGGTAATGTGTACCGGCTGGAGAATGACCGGTTCAGCCTTGTGGCGCGTGTGCCCGGTGGGCACTATGTGGCGGATATTATAGCGCACGAGGGGGGTATGTACCTGGGTACTAATGGCGGGGTATACCGCTATAGTGAAGAGCAGTGGCAGTACCTGGGACTCAGGGAAAGGATCACTTCGGTGCATGTATCTCCTGCGGGTGAGTTGTGGGCGGGTACGATGGCGGGCTTGTGGCGCTATAGTACAGGAGCCTGGGAGCATATTAATAAGAAATCGGGACTGACGGACTTGCCGGTAACGTGCTTTTTCAATGACCGTGAGGGCAACTTATGGATAGCGACAGACGGGGCGGGGGTGTTTCTGTTCAGGGGGGAGCGGTTTACGCACTTTGGTGAGGCCCAGGGCCTGAGCCATGAGGTGGTAATGGCGCTGGCGCAGGGTCCGGAGAGCTTGTGGATAGGTACAAGCAGGGGGCTATTTACGTTTGACGGTGAGCAGATACGGCCTAAAGAGGATCTGCCCCTGGAGGGGGTTTACATTTCTACGCTACTGCCGGACACAACCGGGGGCATGTGGGTGCTGAGCCGTGGCGGCGGGCTGATTCACTATGGCCGTGGGGGGATCCGCTTCTATAATAAGGACAATGGCCTGCAGGATAACTACCTGACGATAGGTAGGCTGGACGAAGAGGGCAGGCTATGGATAGGAAGCGGCGAAGGGCTGATAAGGCAGGGTGAGGATGGCTTTGACTTGTTACAGCCTGAAGGTGAGCCGCTGCGTGTAGTGTGGGGCCTGATGCCGTATAAGGATGGGGTGCTGGTGGGCTTTGGCGGCGGGCTGCGGTACTTTGACGGAGAAACTTTCCATCGTGTGCCGGGAGCGGAACTGATGGAGGGTAAAGCTGTGCTGGGGATTTTTAAAGGGCCGGGTGACCGGCTGTACTGTAATGTCTATAATGCCGGACTGTATGTACTAAACCCTGACAAGGCAGAGGGCTTTTACCTGACTACTTCCTCGGGGCTTACTTCTAATCTGATCTATAGTGTGATAGCGGCAGATCAATACCTGTACCTGGGTACGGAGCGGGGGGTGGACCGGCTGACATTTACAAGCGGGGGACTGCTGAGTGATGTGCGGAACTATGGCCGCAGTGAAGGCTTTAAAGGGGTGGAGGCAAACCGCAATGCGGTGATGGAGGATAGCCTGGGGCGCATATGGTTTGGCAATGTGCGGGGGGTGGCGCTGTATGATCCTGCAAAGGACCGTCCGGATATGCCGGAGCCGGCCCTGGCGCTTAATGCGGTTCGCCTATTTTATGAGGTTCCGGACTGGGCGGAATTTGCAGATTCTGTAGATAGCTGGCATAATGTGCCTGTAGGTCCGGTTTTCTCCTATGATCAAAACCACCTGGTGTTTGATTTCGGGGGAAGTACCTTTCTGGCTCCGGAGCGGCTGCGCTACCGCTACCGGCTGGAGGGGCTGGAGGAGGTGTGGTCGCCGCCGGTGGAGAGGGGGCAGGCGATGTATGCTAATCTGCCACCAGGGGAGTATACGCTGCATGTGGAGGCTATGGATGAGGGGGCCGGACGACTGGGTAAGGCACTGGCCTACTCGTTTGTGATAGAGCCGCCCATCTGGGGGCGCTGGTGGTTTATGCTGTTGATGGTTCTGGCTGCATTACTCATTATCAAGCTGATATCTGATAACCGTGTACGGGTAAAGCTGGAAAAGGCGCTGCTGGTGGAGAAGGTAAAAGCGACAGAGATGACCCGCCTGCGCAAGGAACTGGCGCGGGACTTTCACGATGAGATAGGGAATCACTTTGCGAGTATATCGGTGCTGGTGCAGATGCTGAGTGCGCGCTTTACAGATAATAAGGAGGCGGCGGGTATTATAGGAAAGCTGGAACAGCTCTCGCGGTCACTGTACCTTGGGGGACGGGATTTTATATGGTCCATAGAGCCGGAAAGCGAGCGTGTAAATGAGATGATTCTCTACATAAAGGACTTTGGTGAGGAGCTATTTGAGAACAGTCCGATAGAGTTTCGCTCGGACATCCCGGAAAATGGCGAACTGGACAATGTGAAGCTGCCTGCGGGGGCGAACAGGCAGGTGATCATGATAGCAAAGGAGGCAATGACGAATGCGATGAAGCATAGCGGGGCTGCCGTGGTTACTATGGGGGTACGGTACGAAGGAAAAGAGGTGACGATGGAGATAAAGGATAATGGCTGTGGCCTGATGTATAATAGTAAAGGTCATGTAAGGGGATTGGAAAATATGAAAAAAAGAGCGGAAAGGGTGGGGGGAAAGCTTAGTTACTTGTCTCAGGATAAAGAGGGTCTGTCTGTAATAGTCGTATTGCCGGTCAATACGATATAA
- a CDS encoding SusC/RagA family TonB-linked outer membrane protein, with translation MRVKLLILSLLALALLMQEAMAQQQRPVSGKVTDAADGSGLPGASVVIKGTTRGTVTDVDGNYRLNLPEGSGDVIVFSYVGYETVEEAVNGRTTINIAMEEASLVTSEVVITAIGIEREKDAIGYASESLDAERIQKKAEPDPVRTLQGKVPGVNIIGGGGSVGSGTNITIRGNSSLLGNNQPLFVVDGVPFDNTSYETGSFTSGTASSSRSFDLDPNNIESVNVLKGAAAAALYGSRAANGVVVITTKTGRKGTKKGLEVSFNSSFIVEEVANLPDLQMRYTGGNNFLYVDGNFGTWGAPFAVDTTSGAWAVNDNKNLILGYDDNGNPLVAHPYDQYADRAPEFTDARVPLVPHNNAEDFFQTGYLLENGLTISGGGPKANFVAGISRMDNEGIVPGNKAERTNVNIGGNVQLDNGLFSRGSITYTRNELDGFPTTGFFTGGVSITERILWLPPNLGLKSYPYQDVNGDQLMYRPSNNNPYFLINNAPHNSLVDRYYGKLSVGFDFTDWLTAEYQMGFNTYTDKRNYTLPISTVGVLQGQVTLDEIRYEELDGNLLITGNRDLNEKLNLRVILGHQVNQRTFNRQSVVGNSIIVRGINDIDNTSTVTPNGGGFERRRYHGVFGDVSLSYMNWAYLNVTARNDWTSALPPDERSYFYGGVSGSVIFSRALGLESDWFEYGKLRAGYASVGNDTDAYLTSTIFGTNPSLGNNIADFVFPFQNTNGQTLSGVLGNDALRPEITAELELGTELRFLRGRIGLDFTYYDRRSKDQIVPISLPASSGFTSRIGNIGEVSNKGVEIGLNLVPVELENSFRWSIYSAFTRNKNVVEDLGPGVNEIFVAGFGNGVQVVHRVGEEFGLIQGSVAARGPNGELLVDPTTGKLITALQPDIIGNPNPDFLLGVTNTFSYKGLELGFLIDYRHGGDMWSATFNQLYGRGVTTGTIPDHPDGREVTLVIPGVVGDPSTLEAVLDENGNTIRNGTQLTTNDWWFINTFGSAGPNEFSVFDATTIRLREVTLGYSLPASVLEKTPFGSARITLSGRNLWFKALHFPDDLNFDPETSSLGAGNVRSTGGGGASSGNAQGVDFGVVPTAKRYGVNLSITF, from the coding sequence ATGCGAGTAAAACTACTTATTCTCAGTTTGCTGGCTCTGGCACTGCTGATGCAGGAGGCCATGGCCCAGCAGCAGCGCCCGGTGTCGGGCAAGGTGACTGATGCGGCAGACGGTTCGGGCCTGCCGGGAGCCTCAGTAGTGATAAAAGGGACTACACGGGGCACGGTAACGGACGTGGATGGCAACTACCGGCTGAACCTGCCGGAGGGCAGTGGTGACGTGATCGTGTTTAGCTATGTAGGCTATGAGACGGTAGAGGAAGCGGTGAACGGCCGCACGACCATCAATATCGCGATGGAGGAAGCCTCTCTGGTAACGTCGGAGGTGGTGATCACGGCGATCGGTATAGAACGTGAGAAGGATGCCATAGGCTATGCGAGTGAGAGCCTGGATGCGGAAAGGATACAAAAGAAGGCGGAGCCTGACCCGGTGCGGACGCTGCAGGGCAAGGTGCCGGGGGTGAATATTATAGGGGGGGGTGGCTCCGTGGGTTCGGGTACGAACATCACGATACGGGGCAACAGCTCGCTGCTGGGCAACAACCAGCCGCTGTTTGTGGTGGACGGTGTGCCTTTTGATAATACGTCTTATGAAACAGGAAGCTTTACGTCAGGAACGGCGAGCAGTAGCCGCTCTTTTGACCTGGACCCGAATAATATTGAGTCGGTGAATGTGCTGAAGGGGGCTGCGGCTGCGGCCTTGTATGGCTCACGTGCGGCGAACGGGGTGGTGGTGATCACGACCAAAACGGGACGTAAAGGCACGAAGAAGGGTCTGGAGGTGTCTTTCAACAGCAGTTTTATTGTGGAAGAGGTGGCTAACCTGCCTGATCTGCAGATGCGCTATACGGGGGGAAATAACTTCCTGTATGTGGATGGAAACTTTGGTACGTGGGGGGCGCCTTTTGCGGTGGATACGACTTCGGGTGCCTGGGCGGTAAATGATAATAAGAACCTTATCCTGGGATATGATGACAATGGGAACCCGCTGGTGGCTCACCCCTACGACCAGTATGCGGACCGGGCACCGGAGTTTACCGATGCGCGGGTGCCCCTGGTGCCTCATAATAATGCAGAGGACTTCTTCCAGACGGGGTACCTGCTGGAAAACGGCCTGACGATAAGCGGTGGCGGCCCTAAGGCGAACTTTGTGGCGGGTATAAGCCGGATGGATAATGAGGGGATTGTGCCGGGCAACAAGGCGGAACGTACCAATGTGAATATCGGGGGTAATGTGCAGCTGGACAATGGTCTCTTTAGCCGTGGTAGCATTACGTATACGCGTAACGAACTGGATGGCTTCCCGACCACGGGTTTTTTTACCGGCGGGGTGAGTATCACGGAGCGTATCCTGTGGCTGCCGCCAAACCTGGGCCTGAAATCATACCCTTACCAGGATGTGAACGGGGACCAGCTTATGTACCGGCCTAGCAATAACAATCCGTACTTTCTGATCAATAATGCGCCGCATAACTCACTGGTGGACCGCTACTATGGCAAGCTGAGTGTGGGTTTTGACTTTACGGACTGGCTGACGGCGGAGTACCAGATGGGCTTCAATACGTATACGGACAAGCGCAACTATACGCTTCCTATCTCTACGGTAGGGGTGCTGCAGGGGCAGGTGACGCTGGATGAGATTCGCTATGAGGAACTGGACGGAAACCTGCTAATCACGGGTAACCGGGACCTGAATGAAAAGCTGAATCTGCGGGTGATACTGGGGCACCAGGTAAACCAGCGGACGTTTAACCGCCAGAGTGTGGTGGGTAACAGCATCATCGTAAGGGGCATCAATGACATTGATAATACGAGTACGGTAACGCCGAATGGCGGGGGCTTTGAGCGCCGCCGCTACCACGGGGTGTTTGGTGATGTGTCGCTTAGCTACATGAACTGGGCGTACCTGAATGTGACGGCGCGTAATGACTGGACGTCTGCCCTGCCGCCGGATGAACGCTCGTACTTTTACGGCGGGGTGAGCGGCTCGGTGATCTTCAGCCGGGCGCTGGGGCTGGAAAGCGACTGGTTTGAGTATGGCAAGTTGCGTGCGGGCTATGCCTCGGTGGGTAATGACACGGACGCTTACCTGACCAGTACGATCTTCGGTACTAACCCTTCGCTGGGCAATAACATAGCTGATTTTGTCTTTCCTTTCCAGAACACGAACGGGCAGACGCTGAGCGGGGTGCTGGGTAATGACGCGCTACGGCCGGAGATTACGGCGGAACTGGAACTGGGCACGGAGCTGAGATTCCTGAGGGGCAGGATCGGCCTTGACTTTACTTATTACGACAGGCGGTCAAAGGACCAGATTGTGCCGATATCGCTGCCTGCTTCCTCGGGCTTTACGAGCCGCATAGGCAATATAGGCGAGGTAAGTAACAAGGGCGTGGAGATAGGCCTGAACCTGGTGCCGGTAGAGCTGGAAAACAGCTTTCGCTGGAGTATCTACTCGGCGTTTACGAGGAACAAGAATGTGGTGGAAGACCTGGGCCCGGGCGTGAACGAGATATTCGTGGCGGGGTTTGGTAACGGTGTGCAGGTGGTTCACCGTGTGGGCGAGGAGTTTGGTCTGATACAGGGCAGCGTGGCCGCAAGGGGACCTAATGGTGAGCTGCTGGTGGATCCTACTACGGGTAAGCTGATCACGGCACTGCAGCCTGATATCATCGGTAACCCGAATCCGGACTTTCTGCTGGGGGTGACTAATACTTTCAGCTACAAGGGGCTGGAGCTTGGCTTCCTTATCGACTACCGCCACGGCGGGGACATGTGGTCGGCTACCTTTAACCAGCTCTACGGACGGGGGGTAACGACGGGTACGATTCCTGACCACCCGGACGGCCGGGAGGTGACGCTGGTAATACCTGGTGTGGTAGGTGACCCGAGTACATTGGAGGCGGTGCTGGATGAGAACGGGAATACGATACGGAACGGCACGCAGCTTACGACGAATGACTGGTGGTTCATCAACACCTTTGGTTCGGCGGGGCCTAATGAGTTCTCGGTATTCGATGCGACGACTATACGCCTGCGCGAGGTGACGCTGGGCTACTCGCTGCCTGCTTCCGTACTGGAGAAAACGCCCTTTGGCAGTGCCCGCATTACGCTGAGTGGCCGCAACCTGTGGTTTAAAGCGCTGCACTTTCCGGATGACCTGAACTTTGACCCTGAGACGAGCTCACTGGGGGCGGGTAATGTGCGGTCTACAGGCGGAGGCGGTGCCTCTTCGGGCAATGCGCAGGGGGTGGACTTCGGCGTAGTGCCTACGGCTAAGCGCTATGGTGTCAATCTTTCCATCACTTTTTAA
- a CDS encoding SusD/RagB family nutrient-binding outer membrane lipoprotein: protein MNIGTYISRIGALALLLLPLAGCDDYLDINENPNSPTTAELPLLLPVAESTLGFRMARTINENTSVFARQYYALAPSQYTQSPQSYNADFTGLMSGALKDLQVIIDQGTAEENYGYVGMAKVMKAYTYGVMVDLWGDLPFVQALQGDDGLFFPEYDDAADIYTNLFALLDEGIADLERESPAVLNDLIYGGDKVLWIKAANSIKLRLYLNLRLVDPGGAAAGINGIIGSDAYITDNDEDFQFQFGTSIAPITRHPLHQQEYAGQASKGFYMSNYFMYKLITKEDPRLPFYVYRQSDGSALDFQTTPCSQRSDCPYGYLGTFIGPEAAGYVGRDHGDPSGIPGDGNLRATFGVYPIGGLYDDGDYDEALQSSNGGMGAGIMPMMTNFMGDFILAEAALTLNVNGDPLDYLLEGVEASLRKVSALGVALDSDAEPISEEAMETYLQAVSIRYGEATSDAGRLNVIIEEKYFAQFGNGMEVYTDLRRTGMPNDLPASIAPAAPFPLRLPYPSTEINSNSGNVEQPPLTTPIFWDAN, encoded by the coding sequence ATGAACATAGGAACATATATATCGCGTATCGGTGCACTTGCTTTGCTGCTATTGCCGCTGGCGGGTTGCGACGATTACCTGGACATAAATGAGAACCCGAACAGCCCGACGACGGCGGAGCTGCCGCTGCTGCTACCGGTGGCGGAGAGTACGCTGGGCTTCCGGATGGCACGCACGATCAATGAGAATACGTCTGTATTTGCCAGGCAGTATTATGCGCTGGCGCCGAGCCAGTATACGCAGAGCCCTCAGTCTTACAATGCGGACTTTACGGGGCTTATGTCCGGGGCACTAAAGGACCTGCAGGTGATTATAGACCAGGGTACGGCCGAGGAGAACTATGGCTATGTAGGCATGGCGAAGGTGATGAAGGCGTACACGTACGGGGTGATGGTGGACCTGTGGGGGGACCTGCCCTTTGTGCAGGCGCTGCAGGGAGATGATGGCCTGTTCTTCCCGGAATATGATGATGCGGCGGACATATACACGAACCTGTTTGCCCTGCTGGATGAGGGCATTGCTGACCTGGAGCGGGAAAGCCCGGCGGTGCTTAATGACCTGATCTACGGCGGTGACAAGGTGCTATGGATCAAGGCGGCAAACAGCATCAAACTGAGGTTGTATCTGAACCTGCGCCTGGTAGACCCGGGCGGGGCGGCGGCAGGGATCAACGGCATTATTGGCAGTGACGCGTATATCACTGATAATGATGAGGACTTCCAGTTTCAGTTCGGTACATCCATCGCCCCTATTACGCGGCATCCGCTACACCAGCAGGAGTATGCGGGGCAGGCGAGCAAGGGCTTTTACATGAGCAATTACTTTATGTACAAGCTGATCACTAAGGAGGATCCGAGGCTGCCCTTTTATGTGTACCGCCAGAGTGACGGGAGTGCGCTGGACTTTCAGACGACGCCATGCTCCCAGCGGTCGGACTGCCCGTATGGCTATCTGGGTACTTTTATAGGGCCGGAAGCGGCGGGCTATGTGGGCCGCGACCATGGGGACCCGAGTGGTATACCGGGCGACGGTAATCTGCGGGCAACGTTCGGGGTGTACCCGATAGGGGGCCTTTATGACGACGGGGACTATGATGAGGCTCTGCAGTCGAGCAACGGGGGCATGGGTGCGGGGATTATGCCTATGATGACAAATTTCATGGGGGACTTTATCCTGGCAGAGGCTGCGCTAACCCTAAATGTGAACGGTGATCCGCTGGACTACCTGCTGGAGGGTGTGGAGGCGTCGCTGCGCAAGGTGTCGGCCCTGGGGGTGGCACTGGACAGTGATGCGGAGCCGATAAGCGAGGAGGCCATGGAGACTTACCTGCAGGCGGTGAGCATCCGGTACGGTGAAGCGACGAGCGATGCGGGACGGCTGAATGTGATCATTGAGGAGAAGTACTTTGCGCAGTTTGGCAATGGCATGGAGGTGTACACGGACTTGCGCAGGACGGGTATGCCGAATGACCTGCCGGCAAGCATTGCGCCTGCGGCGCCTTTCCCGCTGAGGCTGCCTTATCCCTCTACGGAGATAAACAGTAACTCGGGGAATGTAGAACAACCCCCTCTGACCACACCTATTTTCTGGGACGCTAACTAA